The following are from one region of the Magallana gigas chromosome 6, xbMagGiga1.1, whole genome shotgun sequence genome:
- the LOC105320107 gene encoding crooked neck-like protein 1 codes for MDVDEEGGKRKMPKVAKVKNKMPAPVQITAEQLLREAKERELELVPPPPKQKISDPDELKDYQRRKRKAFEDNIRKNRNLMTNWIKYAQWEESQKEIQRARSVFERGLDVDHRNITVWLKYAEMEMRARQLNHARNIWDRAITILPRANQFWYKYTYMEEMLGHIAGARQVFERWMEWEPEEQAWHSYINFELRYKELDRARMIYERFVLIHPEVKNWIKYARFEEKHGYINSARRVYERAVEFFGEDNMDEKLIIAFARFEEGQREHERARVIYKYALDVLPKDQCQEIYKAYTVHEKKFGSRAAIEDVIVSKRRFQYEEEVKANPLNYDAWFDYIRLLEADANTEQVRDTYERAIANIPPSKEKRHWRRYIYLWINYALYEELEAEDMERTRDVYKACLDIIPHKNFTFAKVWLLFAHFEVRQKNLQGTRRILGTAIGKCPKNKLYRGYIELELQLREFERCRILYEKFLEFGPENCTSWMKYAELETILGDTERAEAIYELAINQPKLDMPEVLWKAYIDFQIEQEEYDKTRKLYRRLLERTQHVKVWISFANFELSIQSENGENVINTRKVYSEGNKSLKNINEKEERLMLLESWQEMERDQGDEESQAKVQKLMPQKVKKRRKIQTEDGSDAGWEEYYDYIFPDEEAAQPNLKLLAMAKKWKQVQETTPAEEEEEVG; via the exons ATGGATGTTGACGAGGAAGGAGGAAAGAGAAAAATGCCGAAAGTGGCCAAG gttAAGAATAAAATGCCTGCTCCAGTGCAGATTACAGCAGAACAGCTTTTAAGAGAAGCAAAGGAGAGAGAATTGGAGTTAGTTCCCCCA CCTCCTAAGCAGAAGATATCAGATCCTGATGAGCTCAAAGATTATCAAAGAAGAAAAAGGAAG GCTTTTGAGGACAATATTCGCAAAAATAGAAACCTGATGACTAATTGGATAAAGTATGCACAGTGGGAAGAATCACAAAAAGAAATTCAGAG GGCACGGTCAGTTTTTGAGAGAGGTTTGGATGTGGATCACAGAAACATAACAGTGTGGCTCAAATATGCAGAAATGGAGATGAG AGCTCGACAATTGAACCATGCCAGAAATATATGGGATAGAGCCATTACAATTCTTCCCAGGGCTAATCAGTTCTGGTACAAGTATACTTACATGGAGGAAATGCTGGGACACATTGCAG GTGCCCGACAAGTGTTCGAGCGCTGGATGGAGTGGGAGCCTGAGGAACAAGCCTGGCATTCGTATATCAACTTTGAGCTGCGTTACAAGGAATTAGACAGAGCAAGGATGATATATGAGAGAT TTGTTCTTATCCATCCGGAGGTAAAGAACTGGATTAAGTATGCTCGGTTTGAGGAGAAGCATGGCTACATTAATAGTGCAAGAAGAGTTTACGAGAGGGCCGTTGAGTTCTTTGGAGAGGACAACATGGATGAAAAACTCATCATTGCTTTTGCCAGGTTTGAGGAGGGACAAAGAGAG CATGAGAGGGCGAGAGTGATATACAAATATGCCCTGGATGTCTTACCCAAAGATCAGTGTCAGGAAATCTACAAAGCTTACAcagttcatgaaaaaaaattcggaagCAGGGCAGCCATCGAAGATGTTATTGTTAGCAAAAGGAGGTTTCAATATGAAGAg GAAGTGAAAGCAAATCCATTGAATTATGATGCCTGGTTTGACTACATAAGATTGTTAGAGGCCGATGCTAACACTGAACAAGTGAGGGACACATATGAAAGGGCCATTGCAAATATACCACCCTCAAAG GAAAAACGTCATTGGCGTCGATACATATACTTATGGATCAATTACGCACTGTATGAGGAGCTGGAGGCGGAGGATATGGAGAGGACCAGGGATGTCTATAAAGCCTGTCTGGACATCATTCCTCACAAAAACTTCACCTTTGCCAAAGTCTGGCTTTTATTCGCTCATTTTGAAGTCCGCCAGAAAAATCTACAGGGTACAAGAAGAATTCTG GGCACAGCTATTGGGAAATGTCCAAAGAACAAGCTCTACAGAGGTTACATAGAGTTGGAGCTACAATTACGAGAGTTTGAGAGATGCAGGATCCTGTATGAAAAGTTCCTGGAGTTTGGACCAGAAAACTGTACTTCTTGGATGAAG TATGCAGAATTGGAGACTATTCTTGGAGACACGGAGAGAGCTGAAGCAATATATGAGCTGGCCATCAACCAACCCAAGCTAGACATGCCTGAGGTGCTGTGGAAGGCATACATTGACTTCCAGATTGAGCAAGAGGAGTATGACAAGACTCGCAAACTGTACAGAAGGCTGCTGGAACGAACTCAACATGTCAAG GTATGGATAAGCTTTGCCAACTTTGAGCTGTCAATTCAGAGTGAAAATGGAGAGAATGTGATAAATACCAGAAAGGTTTACAGTGAAGGGAACAAGTCTCTGAAGAACATCAATGAAAAGGAAGAGAGACTGATGTTACTGGAGTCCTGGCAGGAAATGGAG AGAGACCAGGGCGATGAGGAATCTCAGGCGAAGGTTCAGAAACTGATGCCGCAGAAGGTGAAGAAGAGGAGGAAGATCCAGACTGAGGATGGG TCTGATGCTGGATGGGAGGAATACTATGACTACATTTTCCCAGACGAGGAGGCGGCTCAACCCAATCTCAAACTTCTGGCCATGGCCAAGAAATGGAAACAAGTACAGGAAACAACCCCGGCAGAAGAGGAAGAGGAAGTGGGCTGA